The Treponema medium genome has a window encoding:
- a CDS encoding ATP-dependent helicase, translating to MNTENLNPEQAKAVNTINGPVLIIAGAGSGKTRVITFRIAHMLESGIPQSQILALTFTNKAAREMEQRIKELTGKKLQNLTISTFHALGVKILREYIDRLGWRQNFSIYDEVDRNQLIKESAKELKIATETLDVYGVGTLFSQIKTGQKNFTAQTAVYRPLYNEYQAGLKLFNAVDFDDLIMLPIKLFTEHPDVLAVYKNRYRYVMVDEFQDTSIQQYQMMHLIADDNVCVVGDDDQSIYSWRGANYENIRLFEKDFPHLVEIKLEQNYRSTGTILAAANGVISHNTNRKEKALWSGNGSGKPIEIFIPENEAAEADFIADTILTEKMRENRSYADFGVLIRTNGLGRAIEEAFLDANIPYRMSGGTSFFQRKEIKDIISYLRVIANPDDDINLLRIINTPRRGIGKKTLEVLSAIATEKECSIRMAIHALLERPPDDFREKSLADLEEFVELISSERKQLLSGKGLANKVRKLVERIQYFDYLTQEFQKNEKAARFKFLNIESLLQSIDTWETNPDNFDPSLYTYLNRITLLSRDDQNEEDTGEVNIMTIHAAKGLEFPVVFIAGTEEGIIPHARSMEENAGDVEEERRLFYVAITRARDKLIITSCRTRRRQAGLLECSPSPFLEEIPAELVQYHEPETEPEEEDIAKMFAQMKKKFSM from the coding sequence ATGAATACGGAAAACTTAAATCCTGAGCAGGCGAAGGCGGTCAATACGATTAACGGGCCGGTGCTGATTATTGCCGGAGCCGGTTCGGGGAAGACGCGCGTGATTACGTTTAGGATTGCGCACATGCTGGAAAGCGGGATTCCTCAGTCGCAGATTTTGGCGCTGACCTTTACGAACAAGGCGGCGCGGGAGATGGAGCAGCGGATTAAGGAGCTGACGGGTAAGAAGTTACAGAATTTAACGATTAGTACGTTTCACGCGCTGGGGGTGAAAATCCTGCGGGAATATATTGACCGGCTGGGATGGCGGCAGAATTTTAGCATTTACGATGAGGTAGACCGCAATCAGCTGATTAAGGAGTCGGCGAAGGAACTGAAAATTGCAACGGAAACGCTCGATGTGTACGGAGTGGGGACGCTGTTTTCTCAGATAAAGACGGGGCAGAAAAACTTTACGGCGCAGACGGCGGTGTATCGTCCGTTGTATAACGAATATCAGGCGGGGCTCAAGCTATTCAATGCGGTGGATTTTGACGATTTGATTATGCTGCCGATTAAACTTTTTACCGAACATCCCGATGTGCTTGCGGTGTACAAGAACCGCTACCGGTATGTGATGGTGGATGAGTTTCAGGACACGAGTATTCAGCAGTATCAGATGATGCATTTGATTGCGGATGATAATGTCTGCGTGGTCGGTGATGATGATCAGTCTATTTATTCGTGGCGGGGGGCGAATTATGAAAATATCCGCCTGTTTGAAAAGGATTTTCCGCATCTGGTGGAGATTAAGCTTGAGCAGAATTACCGTTCCACCGGTACGATTTTGGCGGCAGCGAACGGGGTGATTTCGCACAACACTAATCGGAAGGAAAAAGCGCTGTGGTCGGGGAACGGCTCCGGCAAGCCGATTGAAATTTTTATCCCGGAGAATGAGGCGGCAGAGGCTGATTTTATTGCGGACACTATCCTTACGGAGAAGATGCGCGAGAACCGGAGCTATGCGGACTTCGGCGTTTTGATCCGCACCAACGGCTTGGGACGCGCGATTGAAGAAGCTTTCCTCGATGCCAATATTCCGTACCGGATGTCCGGCGGCACGAGCTTTTTTCAGCGCAAAGAAATTAAAGACATTATCAGCTATCTGCGGGTGATTGCGAATCCCGACGATGATATTAACCTCTTGCGGATTATCAACACACCGCGGCGCGGTATTGGGAAAAAAACACTGGAAGTGCTCTCCGCAATCGCAACGGAAAAGGAGTGCTCTATCCGCATGGCGATTCATGCGCTGCTTGAGCGTCCGCCGGACGACTTCCGCGAAAAGAGCCTTGCCGATTTGGAGGAATTTGTTGAGCTGATAAGTTCCGAGCGGAAACAGCTGCTGTCCGGCAAGGGTTTGGCAAATAAGGTGCGGAAACTCGTAGAGCGCATTCAATATTTTGATTATTTGACGCAGGAGTTTCAGAAGAACGAAAAAGCGGCGCGCTTTAAGTTTTTGAATATCGAAAGCCTCTTGCAATCGATCGACACGTGGGAGACAAACCCCGACAACTTTGACCCTTCGCTGTATACTTATCTCAATCGCATCACGCTGTTGAGCCGCGATGATCAAAATGAGGAAGACACCGGCGAGGTGAATATCATGACCATCCACGCAGCGAAGGGATTGGAGTTTCCAGTGGTGTTTATTGCAGGCACCGAGGAAGGCATTATCCCACATGCCCGTAGTATGGAAGAAAATGCAGGGGATGTAGAAGAAGAGCGCCGCCTGTTCTATGTCGCCATTACCCGCGCTCGCGACAAGCTCATTATTACGAGCTGCCGAACGCGGCGTAGGCAGGCGGGTTTGCTTGAGTGCAGTCCCTCGCCTTTCTTGGAAGAAATTCCTGCGGAGCTGGTGCAGTACCATGAGCCGGAAACGGAACCGGAGGAAGAAGATATCGCCAAGATGTTTGCCCAGATGAAGAAGAAGTTTTCTATGTAA
- a CDS encoding co-chaperone GroES, translated as MKVRPLADRVLVKVDKVETKTASGIIIPDTAQEKTQTAVVVAIGDDKEKIKVSVGQKVMHDKYAGTQIKIDGEEYLILKAGDIVAVIE; from the coding sequence ATGAAAGTACGGCCATTAGCAGACCGTGTTTTAGTAAAGGTCGATAAGGTAGAAACTAAAACCGCAAGCGGAATTATTATTCCCGATACCGCACAGGAAAAAACACAGACGGCAGTTGTCGTTGCCATCGGCGATGATAAAGAGAAGATTAAGGTGTCGGTCGGTCAAAAAGTGATGCACGATAAATATGCAGGAACACAGATTAAGATCGATGGCGAAGAATACTTAATTTTAAAGGCAGGCGATATCGTCGCGGTAATTGAATAA
- a CDS encoding histidine phosphatase family protein, whose protein sequence is MKLFVVRHGETDLNVKELACGVSESMLTEKGRMQAQNLASRLKKDKEKNNITTIYVSPLKRARDTAAYIEQALQLTAMPDIRLQEIDFGDFEGKPWNNPEFLYIHKNPFLTFPKGESFAKVAHRAYSIIEDVKHKHTGDGNILFVCHGVLTAAIYTYFKPFSAEELLRLEIKNCQLLEFDL, encoded by the coding sequence ATGAAGCTTTTTGTTGTGCGCCACGGTGAAACGGATTTAAATGTAAAAGAACTGGCTTGCGGTGTTTCGGAATCTATGTTGACGGAAAAGGGGCGGATGCAAGCCCAAAACTTGGCAAGCCGATTAAAAAAAGATAAAGAAAAAAACAATATCACAACGATTTACGTATCTCCACTTAAACGGGCAAGAGATACGGCTGCATATATTGAACAGGCATTACAGCTTACGGCTATGCCGGATATCCGCCTGCAAGAGATCGATTTCGGTGACTTTGAAGGAAAGCCGTGGAACAATCCGGAATTTTTATATATTCATAAAAATCCTTTTTTAACATTTCCCAAAGGTGAATCCTTTGCGAAAGTAGCACACCGTGCATACAGTATTATAGAAGACGTAAAGCATAAGCATACGGGAGACGGCAATATCCTCTTTGTCTGCCACGGCGTGCTAACAGCGGCTATCTATACGTACTTTAAACCTTTTTCGGCAGAAGAACTGCTGCGGTTGGAAATCAAGAATTGCCAGCTGCTTGAGTTTGATTTATAA
- a CDS encoding AAA family ATPase produces the protein MHKKNNLTLSSYIDANIPILYINTCDFHAFDMMLENINKDICAKIYEFNEGTGYVNTKTKLPMSGQWTAENFLSLLLENTDEQNFIVLKDFHHQLENSKIIALLKSIALRVMNDAQYCTTVFIVSTKVVIPVELEKLITMYEIPLPDKDICISIIKNFANDVGIKIREQVMLTLASHLKGFSEFEIRQILTLAYQQSGALEESDIEFIRGEKEHIIKKTGMLKIMHYQDDMEAVGGLENLKEWVKKKAEIFKKLEQAIQYGVAIPKGVLIVGMPGCGKSLTAKATANLFNIPLLQLDVGKLLGKYIGESEENMRRALSIAEAISPTVLWIDEIEKAFSGVGSERGHEVTTRLFGYFLTWLQEKDSSVFVVATSNDISTLPPEFLRKGRFDEIFFVDFPNKIEREQIIKLHLQKRNKLHNGINLQKLANKTEQYTGADIEGVILNAIEKAFLDGAAELTTDAIIQEIESTKPMAIALKDKIERLQQSLENLDVKPASIT, from the coding sequence ATGCATAAAAAAAACAATCTTACGTTAAGTTCATATATTGATGCCAATATTCCAATCCTCTATATTAATACTTGTGATTTTCATGCTTTTGATATGATGTTGGAAAATATCAATAAAGATATATGCGCAAAAATATACGAGTTTAACGAAGGAACTGGCTACGTTAATACAAAAACAAAACTTCCTATGAGTGGACAATGGACAGCAGAAAATTTTTTAAGCCTCTTACTTGAGAATACCGATGAGCAGAATTTTATTGTACTAAAAGACTTTCATCACCAACTTGAAAATTCGAAAATTATTGCACTTTTGAAATCAATTGCACTACGTGTAATGAATGATGCTCAATATTGTACCACTGTCTTTATCGTTTCAACAAAAGTAGTCATTCCTGTTGAATTGGAAAAACTCATTACAATGTATGAAATTCCGCTACCGGATAAAGATATCTGTATCTCTATTATTAAAAACTTTGCAAATGATGTTGGGATTAAGATTAGAGAACAAGTAATGCTAACGCTTGCTTCTCATCTTAAGGGGTTTAGTGAGTTTGAAATACGGCAAATATTGACACTTGCATATCAACAATCCGGAGCTCTTGAAGAAAGTGATATTGAATTTATTCGTGGCGAAAAAGAGCATATCATTAAAAAAACAGGGATGTTAAAAATTATGCATTATCAAGATGATATGGAGGCTGTCGGCGGACTTGAAAATTTAAAAGAATGGGTAAAGAAAAAAGCTGAAATTTTTAAAAAACTGGAGCAAGCAATTCAATACGGCGTAGCAATTCCGAAGGGAGTTCTCATTGTTGGAATGCCCGGATGTGGTAAAAGTTTGACCGCAAAGGCAACTGCAAATCTTTTTAATATTCCGCTTTTACAGCTTGATGTTGGAAAACTACTCGGAAAATATATCGGAGAAAGTGAAGAAAATATGCGTCGTGCGTTGAGTATTGCAGAAGCTATTAGCCCGACTGTCTTATGGATTGATGAAATTGAAAAAGCTTTTTCCGGTGTCGGTAGTGAACGTGGTCATGAAGTAACGACACGCTTATTCGGTTATTTTTTAACATGGCTTCAAGAAAAAGATTCTTCAGTATTTGTTGTTGCAACGTCAAATGATATTTCTACATTACCTCCTGAATTTCTACGGAAAGGACGGTTCGATGAGATTTTCTTTGTAGATTTTCCCAATAAAATAGAACGGGAACAAATTATCAAACTCCATCTTCAGAAACGGAATAAACTGCATAATGGTATTAATCTGCAAAAGTTAGCTAATAAAACTGAACAATACACCGGTGCAGATATTGAAGGTGTTATTTTAAATGCAATAGAAAAAGCCTTTTTAGACGGTGCGGCAGAATTGACAACCGATGCTATTATTCAGGAAATTGAGTCGACAAAACCAATGGCAATTGCCTTAAAAGATAAAATAGAAAGATTACAACAATCTCTCGAAAACCTTGACGTAAAACCAGCGAGTATAACATGA
- a CDS encoding sigma-70 family RNA polymerase sigma factor codes for MEKIQNTRADNNVFATYLREINKIPLLSVEDEVKYAKAAAAGDEQAKKILIESNLRFVVNVAKKYQNKNIPIMDLISEGNIGLMNAADRFDPDKGYKFISYAVWWIRQAILKAICEKSRMIRLPLNRANELVQIEKARKIMGKSGNEPEDKELTTIAQELRIEPEMVRTIMNAARDPVSLDAPIFNDNNTASTGDFVEDTRYMQPESYALDIDLRENIDTLLASLTEREAEILRYRFGLNGYEQLSLKEVGVRFNLTKERIRQIEKKALERLQSIGHQHELESFVA; via the coding sequence ATGGAAAAAATACAGAATACACGTGCAGATAATAATGTCTTTGCAACCTATTTAAGAGAAATAAACAAGATACCGCTGCTGTCGGTAGAAGACGAAGTGAAATATGCAAAAGCTGCTGCTGCCGGTGATGAACAGGCAAAAAAAATATTGATTGAATCGAACTTGCGCTTTGTAGTAAATGTTGCAAAAAAATATCAGAATAAGAATATCCCGATTATGGATTTGATCAGCGAAGGCAATATCGGATTGATGAATGCTGCCGACCGCTTTGACCCTGACAAGGGATACAAGTTTATTTCGTATGCGGTATGGTGGATTCGCCAAGCAATTTTAAAAGCTATCTGCGAAAAATCCCGCATGATTCGGCTTCCGTTGAACAGAGCGAACGAATTGGTTCAAATTGAAAAAGCCCGTAAGATTATGGGTAAGAGCGGAAACGAACCGGAAGATAAAGAGCTAACCACTATCGCTCAAGAACTCCGCATTGAACCTGAAATGGTACGAACGATTATGAATGCTGCTCGCGACCCCGTTTCTTTGGATGCGCCGATATTTAATGATAACAACACTGCTAGCACCGGCGACTTTGTCGAAGATACCCGCTATATGCAGCCTGAAAGCTATGCGCTCGATATTGATTTACGCGAAAATATCGATACGCTGCTTGCTTCCTTGACTGAACGGGAGGCGGAAATTCTCCGCTACCGCTTCGGCTTAAACGGATACGAGCAGCTTTCGTTAAAGGAAGTAGGAGTTCGTTTTAACTTGACCAAAGAACGCATCCGCCAAATTGAAAAAAAAGCGCTTGAACGGTTGCAGTCAATAGGTCATCAGCACGAACTCGAAAGCTTCGTCGCGTAA
- a CDS encoding outer membrane lipoprotein-sorting protein has product MKKLLMLCSLLLCSGAVLFAEETAESIMKGAPSKITIETIGTRAKMEIQRNGTIMAELLVDQYSVQKENDHRTFLEIKAPANVKGTRLLMIAKDGVTDQRVYLPSLGKVRRITGESEGTESFLGTDFSYNDMSYLQRDSSLDTYKILREEEYGGALCYVIEGVPKDTKSEYSKTNVWVEKDSKHLVKIAFYNRKNVLVKIMEMSNYETTQGVDTPRITKMTTLATNTSTTINIIKMQYNMNIPDKIFTSRYLEQGR; this is encoded by the coding sequence ATGAAAAAACTACTAATGCTTTGTTCTTTATTACTCTGCAGCGGCGCAGTCCTTTTTGCCGAGGAAACCGCCGAATCCATTATGAAGGGCGCTCCGTCCAAAATAACGATTGAAACAATCGGAACGCGGGCAAAGATGGAAATCCAACGGAATGGAACGATAATGGCAGAGCTGTTGGTCGATCAATATTCCGTGCAAAAAGAAAACGATCACCGCACCTTTTTGGAAATCAAAGCGCCGGCAAACGTAAAAGGTACACGGTTGTTGATGATTGCAAAAGACGGAGTTACCGATCAGCGTGTTTATCTACCCTCACTCGGCAAAGTCCGCCGTATTACCGGCGAATCGGAAGGGACTGAAAGTTTTCTCGGTACTGATTTTTCGTATAATGATATGTCGTATTTGCAACGGGACAGCAGTTTGGACACATACAAGATACTACGTGAAGAAGAATACGGCGGAGCTTTGTGCTATGTCATCGAGGGCGTTCCTAAGGATACGAAATCCGAGTATTCCAAAACCAATGTGTGGGTAGAAAAAGATTCCAAGCATTTGGTAAAGATTGCCTTTTATAATCGGAAAAATGTATTGGTAAAAATCATGGAAATGAGTAATTACGAGACAACACAAGGTGTGGATACCCCTCGGATTACTAAAATGACAACTCTTGCAACGAATACATCAACGACTATCAATATCATCAAAATGCAATATAATATGAATATCCCTGATAAGATTTTTACTTCGCGCTATTTGGAGCAAGGTCGTTAA
- a CDS encoding RluA family pseudouridine synthase has protein sequence MLLSAEKQPIRKQSASGEQNHTFGRLCRGSSRSACIPTDIPILLKTTDLLIVNKPAGIPVHGVHSIDTLLSGAAHLCGNTLQCDTTVQLSPNIPSTVGFARNPLQSLSFKQGPLHRLDKDTTGVLCFSQTLAGAQWFSQCLREKTVGKYYLGVVRGAMPSQLITAEDESGKTITQCYSLSYNKGIDASLILFKLITGKKHQIRKHSASAGHPLVGDRKYRGGNPLPVCKRYLLHAWRLYFPASRPADMPALIEAPFFPEMETCLNRYFSGWEKTASALLINQTQAAGNS, from the coding sequence ATGCTTCTCTCTGCTGAAAAACAGCCGATACGGAAGCAGTCTGCGTCTGGTGAACAAAACCATACCTTCGGCAGACTGTGCCGTGGCTCAAGCCGGTCTGCTTGTATTCCTACCGATATCCCGATCTTATTAAAAACAACCGACTTGCTTATCGTCAATAAGCCCGCGGGAATTCCCGTACACGGGGTGCACAGTATCGATACGCTGCTTTCCGGCGCTGCGCATCTTTGCGGCAATACCCTACAGTGCGACACTACGGTACAGTTATCCCCCAATATACCGTCTACTGTCGGCTTCGCTCGTAATCCTTTGCAAAGTCTTTCTTTTAAACAAGGGCCGCTGCACCGGTTGGATAAAGATACTACCGGCGTGCTCTGTTTTTCGCAGACACTTGCCGGAGCGCAATGGTTTTCTCAATGTCTGCGGGAAAAAACAGTAGGTAAATACTATTTAGGCGTTGTGCGCGGCGCTATGCCGTCACAGCTTATTACCGCCGAAGACGAAAGCGGTAAAACTATCACACAATGTTATTCGCTGAGTTACAATAAAGGGATCGATGCGTCGCTGATATTGTTTAAGCTTATCACCGGTAAAAAACATCAGATACGGAAGCATAGCGCGAGCGCAGGCCATCCGTTGGTTGGGGATCGTAAATACCGCGGGGGGAATCCGTTGCCTGTATGCAAGCGCTACCTGCTCCATGCGTGGCGGTTGTATTTTCCTGCCTCAAGACCGGCGGATATGCCTGCTCTTATTGAAGCTCCGTTTTTTCCCGAAATGGAAACCTGTCTTAATCGATATTTTTCCGGTTGGGAAAAAACAGCTTCTGCTCTTCTTATAAATCAAACTCAAGCAGCTGGCAATTCTTGA
- a CDS encoding Holliday junction resolvase-like protein, whose translation MFDMVEVKLLLLILAIASISFIIVAFFLGTKIGQLTASKHLAKEIKIAREDAVKRSRAVLNGQLSEQFAAFFPGFPADPTEIRFVGKPVDFVAFPGLSTGTVDEVLFVEVKTGNAALSKVERSLRDAVEKKNVRYTEYRIPAHA comes from the coding sequence ATGTTTGATATGGTAGAAGTAAAACTCTTGCTGCTCATTTTAGCGATTGCAAGTATTTCATTCATTATCGTTGCTTTCTTCCTCGGAACAAAAATAGGGCAACTTACCGCAAGCAAGCATCTTGCTAAAGAGATAAAAATCGCCCGCGAAGATGCCGTTAAACGGTCGCGAGCGGTTTTGAACGGACAGCTTTCCGAACAATTTGCAGCGTTCTTTCCCGGTTTCCCTGCTGATCCGACGGAAATCCGATTTGTCGGAAAACCGGTAGACTTCGTCGCCTTTCCGGGACTTTCTACAGGAACGGTTGATGAAGTGCTGTTTGTCGAAGTAAAAACCGGCAACGCTGCACTTTCAAAAGTGGAACGTTCGCTGCGCGATGCCGTAGAAAAGAAGAATGTCCGCTACACTGAATATCGAATACCGGCACATGCGTAG
- a CDS encoding purine-nucleoside phosphorylase has translation MTAEEKLIQCFKNLKDHIPYTPKIALVLGSGLGDLANELQVDATIPYASIRNFPLSTAPGHRGAFVFAKIEGIPTVIMQGRIHYYEGYPMTDVVLPIRMMKMMGAEVLFLTNAAGGANKNFSAGNFMLITDHITCLVPSPLIGKNFETLGVRFPDMTQVYDKDLRMHIKAAAESLHIPLQEGVYCQFTGPAYETPQEVRLAGILGADAVGMSTAVEAVAARHAGMRVCGISFISNLAAGMSSSLLSEQEVLDAGKKAAPLFKQLVLNSIGRMGKA, from the coding sequence ATGACTGCTGAAGAAAAATTGATACAATGTTTTAAAAATCTCAAAGATCACATTCCGTATACTCCTAAAATCGCATTAGTACTTGGATCCGGGCTAGGTGATCTGGCGAACGAATTACAAGTTGACGCGACTATTCCGTATGCCTCCATCCGCAATTTTCCGCTTTCTACGGCACCGGGACACCGCGGCGCATTCGTATTTGCGAAAATAGAAGGGATTCCTACCGTTATTATGCAGGGGAGAATCCACTATTATGAAGGATATCCGATGACCGATGTGGTGCTTCCTATCAGGATGATGAAAATGATGGGGGCGGAAGTTCTCTTCTTAACTAATGCGGCAGGCGGTGCGAACAAAAATTTCAGTGCAGGTAATTTTATGTTGATTACCGATCACATCACATGTCTTGTGCCTTCTCCGCTCATTGGGAAAAACTTTGAAACTCTTGGCGTGCGTTTCCCCGATATGACGCAAGTGTATGATAAAGACCTTCGGATGCATATCAAGGCAGCGGCAGAGTCTTTGCATATTCCTCTGCAAGAGGGAGTGTATTGTCAATTCACCGGCCCTGCTTATGAAACGCCACAAGAGGTACGTCTGGCAGGGATACTCGGCGCCGATGCTGTCGGTATGAGTACTGCTGTAGAAGCGGTCGCTGCCCGCCATGCCGGTATGCGTGTTTGCGGCATCTCGTTCATTTCGAATCTCGCAGCAGGTATGAGCAGCTCATTATTGAGTGAACAAGAAGTGCTGGATGCAGGAAAAAAAGCGGCTCCTCTGTTTAAACAACTGGTGTTAAATAGCATCGGCCGTATGGGAAAAGCATAA